Proteins encoded within one genomic window of Candidatus Aminicenantes bacterium:
- a CDS encoding HU family DNA-binding protein, with translation MNKKYLAEEIAKRISIKKYEAYNFIDLFIEVALENLGQGRKLVLSKFGTLIIKKKNKKRVINPITRQPMIIAPTKIVKFIPAENLKRKFEGNG, from the coding sequence ATGAATAAAAAATACCTGGCTGAAGAAATCGCCAAGCGCATCTCTATAAAAAAATATGAGGCCTACAATTTTATCGACCTGTTCATTGAAGTCGCGTTGGAAAATCTTGGTCAAGGTCGCAAACTGGTCCTTTCCAAGTTCGGAACCTTGATCATCAAAAAGAAAAATAAAAAGAGGGTCATCAATCCGATCACCCGTCAGCCCATGATCATTGCCCCGACCAAAATAGTCAAATTCATCCCGGCGGAGAACTTGAAGCGCAAGTTTGAGGGAAATGGTTGA
- a CDS encoding DUF362 domain-containing protein yields MKENVFFIPVADNEADELICQKLAKAIKANDWLAFIGERDLVAFKTHFGEENTQGYVRPLNFTMLAGLVREKNARPFLTDTATLYSSLRANAVGHIELAQRHGFGFENTQIPLIMADGLIGDEETEVRIPGRLYQKVRIASMIVKAQSLVLVSHFTGHMVSGFGGALKNMGMGCSSRRGKLAQHSTATPSVKKKKCTGCGSCVTWCPAQAITLADGIAQIDKKKCIGCAECLTVCRFDAIGYNWSETYEQLQRKIVEHAWGVALAKRGKALYISFLNRISKDCDCMGGYKKISPDIGVLIAFDPVALDAASLDLVEKKTSKRLSQLSYDIPYRVQIDYAREIGFGNPDYRLVEI; encoded by the coding sequence ATGAAAGAGAACGTTTTTTTCATCCCCGTCGCCGACAACGAAGCCGACGAGCTGATCTGTCAGAAGCTCGCCAAGGCGATCAAGGCCAACGACTGGCTCGCTTTCATCGGCGAGCGGGACCTGGTGGCTTTCAAAACCCATTTCGGCGAGGAAAATACCCAGGGCTATGTCCGGCCGCTCAATTTCACCATGCTGGCCGGACTGGTCAGGGAGAAAAACGCGCGGCCATTCCTGACCGATACGGCCACCTTGTACAGCAGCCTGCGCGCCAACGCTGTCGGTCATATCGAGCTGGCCCAGCGCCATGGTTTCGGTTTTGAAAACACGCAGATCCCCCTGATCATGGCCGACGGCCTGATTGGCGACGAGGAAACCGAGGTGCGCATCCCGGGCCGGCTCTATCAAAAAGTCAGGATCGCCTCGATGATCGTCAAGGCCCAGTCCCTGGTGCTGGTCTCGCATTTCACCGGCCACATGGTGTCGGGTTTCGGAGGAGCGCTGAAAAACATGGGCATGGGCTGTTCGAGCCGCCGCGGCAAGCTGGCCCAGCATTCGACCGCCACCCCCTCTGTCAAGAAAAAAAAGTGCACCGGCTGCGGCTCATGCGTCACCTGGTGCCCGGCTCAAGCCATCACCCTGGCCGATGGAATCGCCCAGATCGACAAGAAAAAATGCATCGGCTGCGCCGAGTGCCTGACCGTCTGCCGCTTCGACGCCATCGGCTACAACTGGTCCGAAACCTACGAGCAGTTGCAGCGCAAGATCGTCGAGCACGCCTGGGGCGTGGCCCTGGCCAAGCGCGGCAAAGCCCTGTACATCAGTTTTTTAAACCGCATCAGCAAGGACTGCGACTGCATGGGGGGATACAAGAAAATCTCCCCCGACATCGGCGTGCTGATCGCTTTCGACCCGGTGGCTCTCGACGCCGCCTCGCTCGACCTGGTGGAGAAGAAAACCAGTAAACGCCTCTCGCAGTTGTCCTATGACATTCCCTACCGCGTGCAGATCGACTATGCCCGGGAAATCGGTTTCGGCAATCCCGATTACCGCCTAGTCGAAATCTAA